The DNA window CTTCCGGCCATCCCCTCGGCAAGGATGATGCAACTGTCATTGGCGCCCTGGATCGCGACGCCTTTGATCAGATCCTCAACGCGCACGCGCGACTTCAGCGCGGCAAACATCGTTGCCGTCCTCGACGGCGCGCCACCGGTCCGCCAGGCATATTCGGAAACGGGGTATTCGGTATCGAGCGTGATCTGGCCCTTGGTCAGTGCCTCGAAGACCAGATCCATCGTCATTAGCTTGGCGAGCGATGCCGGCGAAAAGCCCTGATCCGCGTTTTTGGCGAGAAGCACCGTGCCGGTTGAGGCCTCGATCATATAAGCCTGCGCCGCCTTGGTGGCAAAACCGGCTGCGCCCCCGTCGGCAGCATGCGCGCTGGCGGCGAGTGGCATCAGACATGCAAGCAGGCGAAGCACAGGCCTCAGCATCGCAATTCCCATCGGTCAACGGCATATTGAGAAGGTTAGAGCGCGGCGAAATCCGATGCAATCGCCATGCTAGCGCGCTGCGAATTTTGCCTGCTGGCGTTTGGCCGAGGCAAGGATCGAGGCCTGCGTCAGCCCATCATTGCGCGCCATCACCGCGTCGAATGCGAGATCGACCGTCACCGTTTTCACCGCGTCGTTCTGGTAGCCGAGCGCGAGGGAAGGCTGAGACCCGCCATAGGGCCGCTCATAGGGCACGGGACCGATCTCCGGCAACACGACCATCTGATCGAAGCCCGGCGCAGCGGCGGAGGAAGGAGCCGATGGCGCCACTAGGACATGGGCGGCCGGCGCAAGGCCGGGCGCCGCATTGGAGCGCGCGCTCGGCGTCGAGCCGGCATAGGAGGTTGCCGACAACGGCACCGGCACCTTGGCCGGCCGCGTTTCATAATTTTCCGCACTCTGCAGCTGATCGCGGGTGATCTTGCGGCTGTTGGAGGCGACCATGACGCCGGTTGCGATCTGCCCTTCCGGATTGACGCCAGGGATCCGGCTGCCCTTCGGCACGTAGGAGGCCATCAGATAGGGCATGTCATGGCCGTCCATGCGGGCGCGGCCCACATATTGCACGCGCACCTTGCCAGTGCCGCTGTGCTGCAGATCCAGCATGTCGGCGGTCTTGTTGGAAAGGTCGATGATGCGGCCTTCGTGATAGGGGCCGCGGTCGTTGACACGCACGACGATGGAGGAACCGTTCTCGAGATTGGTAACGCGGGCGTAGCTCGGCAGCGGGAACGTCGGATGCGCGGCTGAAAGGTGCATCTGGTCGTAGACTTCGCCGTTCGCCGTCAGGCGCCCGTGAAAAGCCGAGCCGTACCAGGAGGCGATGCCGACCTTGTTATACGCGAAGTCTTCCTTGGGATAGTACCACTTGCCTTTTACCGCATAGGGGTTGCCGACTATATAACGGCCGCCGCCCTTCGGGATATTCTTGCCGGTGGCGACGCGGGGGCTGGCCTTCACGCCATATTCGGATTCGGAGAAATACTCCTTGCCGTGCGCTTTTTTCTTCGGCACCGCCTGTGTCGTACCGCAAGCTGCAACCGTCGCACACATCGCCGATATCGCAAGCCACCGCGCTGTCGTTGCGAAAGACGCCGCCCCGTATCCCAATCTCATATATCCCACGCCGCTCAAAGATCGCTATGGTTAAGAACCTTGTCCCATCTCGGGCCAATAACGCCTTATTCCCACCCGCCTAACGAGACTTTAATCTTGCTGGGTTCGTGGCAAATTTACGAACGATTTCCCAGTGATAGCGAAAATTCTAATCATTATGGTTTATAAATCGCTAACGCAAAGCCCCTCTGCCCTGCCCTCCCGCTGTTGCAGTGAGAGCCAAAATCGGCGTGCCGATGCGGGGCATATGGTAAACACCGGGCTGCATTGAGACGTCGAGAAGTACCGGATCGAGACACCGATTGTGCAGCAGCTGTTCTCCACGCGGTGGCTGTGACTGGGCTTTCACCCCAGGGTAGTTTATCGGCTTCCTGCTCTCTCGTTAACGTGTCCTTCACGCCAATGGCATTGGCTGTCGCTCCCTTAAGGCGTGTACTTTGTTTCTTGAATCAAAGTGGAGTAGAAAGTTTATTCGCAGCGCTTGGGTCGCAGCCCGGCGTCCTTTCCACGCTCATCTTTGGGAGACGAGCCATGGCAAATCACAAACCAATAGTGCCTGACGTGTCGGTCCACGACTACGCACCAGCGGAGGCCATTGAAGGAAATCTTCTCGATAAAGCGTCTGATTCCGATGGCGATCTGCTTCAGGTTCAGTTCGTCAACGGCATAAGAATTCCCAACAAGGCGGGCGAGCCGGGATATCTCACTATCGAGGGTGAGCATGGAACGCTGACGATTTGGAGCAATGGCAGCTATAGTTACACGGTCAATGATCCAAGCGCTCTTGAGCCCGGCGGAGTCTTTGGCGAGAATTTTTCGTTCAAGATCTCCGATGGAAAAGGCGGCACCGATGTCGCCAGTCTCAAGATCGGAGTCCATACTCCTCCGCAAGGACAGTATTCCATCGATTTCGAGAATGCTCCCACGGAATATCCCGGACTGCCGGATATCGTTTCGGGCTATGCAGGATTCAAGTTTGGCGACAAACTCGATGGCAACCTTTGGACGGTCGCTGAATCAGGCGGCAACGAGTACGTCGTCACCAATCCCTACAATCCGTTTTTCGAACGCGTCGATGGCAAGCTCTTCACGGTAGAGGGCGTCGACGTCGCAACCAATTTCGACCCCGCCTATGAAGGTGTCGATGCCCTCGTAACCTTCGA is part of the Rhizobium bangladeshense genome and encodes:
- a CDS encoding septal ring lytic transglycosylase RlpA family protein, with the protein product MRLGYGAASFATTARWLAISAMCATVAACGTTQAVPKKKAHGKEYFSESEYGVKASPRVATGKNIPKGGGRYIVGNPYAVKGKWYYPKEDFAYNKVGIASWYGSAFHGRLTANGEVYDQMHLSAAHPTFPLPSYARVTNLENGSSIVVRVNDRGPYHEGRIIDLSNKTADMLDLQHSGTGKVRVQYVGRARMDGHDMPYLMASYVPKGSRIPGVNPEGQIATGVMVASNSRKITRDQLQSAENYETRPAKVPVPLSATSYAGSTPSARSNAAPGLAPAAHVLVAPSAPSSAAAPGFDQMVVLPEIGPVPYERPYGGSQPSLALGYQNDAVKTVTVDLAFDAVMARNDGLTQASILASAKRQQAKFAAR
- a CDS encoding Ig-like domain-containing protein, yielding MALAVAPLRRVLCFLNQSGVESLFAALGSQPGVLSTLIFGRRAMANHKPIVPDVSVHDYAPAEAIEGNLLDKASDSDGDLLQVQFVNGIRIPNKAGEPGYLTIEGEHGTLTIWSNGSYSYTVNDPSALEPGGVFGENFSFKISDGKGGTDVASLKIGVHTPPQGQYSIDFENAPTEYPGLPDIVSGYAGFKFGDKLDGNLWTVAESGGNEYVVTNPYNPFFERVDGKLFTVEGVDVATNFDPAYEGVDALVTFEGYIGGNKVSEMSLTVYGDTIADGQHISLAALGAVDFIRFDIQPDVEPTGFPQLAFDNFTVLV